GCACTTCGGGCATGCCGACGTCGACGCCCATCTGCGCGAAGACGGAGTTGATGGACTTGTTCAGCGCCGTCTGCACGGTGACGTCGCCGTAGTCCTGGTCGTCCTCGTTCTCCGGGGCGAAGCCGATGTCGCTGCCGACGACCGGGCGCTTGCTGGTGCCGTCGTAGATCGTGTTGGCGGTGATCGGGTCGCCGTCCTGCGTCTTCGCGTCCTCGTCGAAGGCCGCGGCGAGGATGACCGGCTTGAAGGTGGAGGCGGGCTGGTAGTCGGTGCGGGTGGCGTTGTTGAGGTAGTGGTCCGTGTAGCTCGTACCGCCGTACATCGCCTCGACGGCGCCCGTCTTGGGGTTCACCGACACCGCGCCGGCCTGGACGTCGCCGTCGACCGGGCGCTTCTTCTTGTCGAGCTTGCTGGTCAGCTGTTCCTTGACGGCTGTCTCCAGCGCCTTCTGCTTCTTCTTGTCGATGTTGAGCTCGATGTTCCAGCCGCCCTTGCTGACCAGGGCGGCAGCCGCCTCGTAGTCGTCGGCGACCTTGGTGGCGACGAGCTGCCTGGCGAGTTCGGCGTTGGCCGCGTCGACCAGATAGCCGATCTGGCCCTCCTTGCCGGGCGCGGCCTTGGGCTCCAGCGGCTCCCGGAACGTCATGCCCTGCCGCTTGGTCTTGTCCAGCCAGTCCTGCTCGACCATGTTGTCGAGGACGTAGTTCCAGCGGGCCTTGACCAGACGCTTGCCGGTGTCCGAGGCGACGGCCCAGTCGTACTGGCTGGGCGCCTGGAGCAGTGCGGCGAGGTAGGCGCCCTGCTCGACGCTGAGCTTGTCGGCGTCGACGCGGTAGTAGGCCTGGGCGGCGGCCTGGATGCCGTAGGCGCCGCGGCCGTAGTAACTGGTGTTGATGTAACCGGCCAGGATGTAGTCCTTGGACTCCTCCCGGTCCAGCTTCAGGGAGATGACCAGTTCCTTCAGCTTGCGCGTGACGGTCTGTTCCTGGGTCAGGTAGTAGTTCTTCACGTACTGCTGGGTGATCGTGGAGCCACCCTGCGCGCCCTTGCCCATGAGCGTGTTGAGGACACCGCGGGCGGTGCCCTTGAGGTCGACGCCGGCGTCGTTGTAGAAGGTCTTGTTCTCGGCGGCGACGAAGGTGTGCTGGACCGCCTTGGGGATCTTCGCGAGGTCGACGTTCTCCCGGTTGACCTCGCCGTCGCGGGCGAGGATCGCGCCGTCGCCGTACTTGTAGACGTTGCTCTGGAGGGCGGCGTCCGGATTGCCCTTGGGGATCGGGGTGCTGACGTACAGCCAGACGAAGGCGCCGATGACGACCACGACCACGCCGAGGAAGGTGCCGAGGATCTTCTTCCAGGTGAAGAGGCGGCGTATGAAGCTCTTGTCCTTCTTGCCGGCCTTGCCCTTGGTGTTCTTGCCGCCCTTCTTCGCGCCCCTGCGCGCGGCCGCGCGACCGCCGGTCGCGGGAGCGGTCTCGGCGGGTGCCACGGACTCGGACCTCGAGGTTTCCGGCCTCGGCGGGGCCGTCCTCGTGGGGGCCGACTCCGTCTCCGTCGGACGGCCTCTGGGCGCGGCGCGGCGCCCACCGCGCTGTCGAGCTCGTCTGTCGTCCGCTCGTCCCATGAGTCCGCTCGCTCCGCTTCCTACTCGGCAGTCACACCAGTGCCCGGGGGCAGGGGCAGGTCAGCTCAGAAAGCTAACACCGCTGTCCATGACGAAAGGGTCTCGGTCCGGCCTTCGCGGGGGGTGAGAATCAGCACCCCGCACGGCGGAACCGTCCGAACGTCCCACCGGATCCGACGTACGAGAGTGGCACAGGGTTGCCATGACGCGCTAAAGTGATATCACTTAGCTAGAAGGCTGATAGATACAGCCGCCACGAGAACGGGGATCCGACATGTCCGCACCCGACCCCTCGGCCACCGCCGAAGCCGCCGCCGAAGCCGCCGTCGACACCATCGACGCACCCGACATGCCCGCGCCGCGCGTGCAGGAGTTCCCCGCGCACAGCGTGGCCGGGGGACTCGCGCTCCTGCTGGGCCTGGCCGGGCTGCTGGCCGGCGCCGGGATGATCGCCGCGGCCACCGCGGTGACGGCCACCGGCCTCAAGGCAGCGCTGATCACCCTCGGCATCCTCGTCGCCCTCGCCGCGTTCCTCGCGATGTGCGGGCTGAACACGGTGTCGCCGGGCGAGGCCCGCGTGGTGCAGCTGTTCGGCCGCTACCGGGGCACGATCCGCGAGGACGGACTGCGCTGGGTGAACCCCTTCACCTCGCGCGAGAAGATCTCCACCCGGGTGCGCAACCACGAGACGGCCGTACTGAAGGTCAACGACGCCTACGGCAACCCGATCGAGCTCGCCGCGGTCGTGGTGTGGAACGTGCAGGACACCGCCCAGGCCAGCTTCGAGGTGGACGACTTCCTTGAGTTCGTCGCCACCCAGACCGAGGCGGCCGTCCGGCACATCGCCATCGAATACCCCTACGACTCGCACGACGAGGACGGCCTCTCCCTGCGGGGCAACGCCGAGGAGATCACCGAGAAGCTCGCCATAGAGCTGCACGCGCGCGTGGAGGCGGCCGGCGTCCGGATCATCGAGTCCCGGTTCACCCACCTCGCGTACGCTCCCGAGATCGCCTCGGCGATGCTCCAGCGGCAGCAGGCGGGCGCCGTGGTCGCGGCACGCCGGGAGATCGTGGACGGGGCCGTGGGGATGGTCGAGGCGGCGCTCCAGCGCATCGCCGAGCAGGGCATCGTGGAACTGGACGAGGAGCGGAAGGCGGCCATGGTGTCCAACCTGATGGTGGTGCTGTGCGGGGACCGGGCGCCCCAGCCGGTGCTGAACACCGGAACCCTCTACCAGTGACCTCGCCCGAAGAGGGCCAGGCCCCTCGGCGTCGGCCGCAGCAGCGCAAGCAGGTGCTGTTGCGGCTGGATCCGCTGGTGCACGACGCGTTGGCCCGCTGGGCCTCGGACGAACTGCGCTCGGCGAACGCGCAGATCGAGTTCCTGCTGCGCAAGGCCCTCAAGGACGCGGGGCGGCTGCCGGGAGAGGCGGGACCGCTCCCCCGACGCGGGCGCCCCCCGGGGGGCTCCACGCCCGGCCCCCCGTCGGCCTGATCGGCCGCGCCCTCGACCGGCCCCGGGAGGGGCAGCCCGGACCGGCCGGAACACCCTCGGTCCCGCCTGTAGCAGAACGGTGACAATCCACTCCCACCTGCGTACTCCCACCGCCTGCGGCCACCCGTGCACGCGCCGTATACACATCGGGTATACACCGCACGTACAGTCCTCCCCATGTCCATCGGTCACACCCTCCTGGGTCTCCTCGAGTCCGGGCCCCGCCACGGTTACGACCTCAAGCGGGCCTTCGACGAGAAGTTCGGTCACGACCGGCCGCTGCACTACGGCCAGGTCTACTCCACGATGTCGCGGCTGCTGAAGAACGGGCTCGTCGAGGTCGACGGCATCGAGGCCGGCGGCGGTCCCGAGCGCAAGCGGTACGCGATCACCGACGCCGGGATCACCGACGTCGTGCAGTGGCTCGCGACGCCGGAGAAGCCCGAGCCGTACCTCCAGTCGACGCTGTACACCAAGGTCGTCCTCGCGCTGCTGACCCACCGGGACGCGGCCGACATCCTCGACACCCAGCGGGCCGAGCACCTGCGCAGCATGCGCATCCTCACCGACCGCAAGCGGAGCGGCGACTTCGCCGACCAGCTGATCTGCGACCACGCTCTGTTCCACCTCGAGGCCGACCTGCGCTGGCTGGAGCTCGCCGCCGCGCGCCTCGACAAACTGAAGGCCGCGGTGATCGCGTGAACGCCCCCGGGGGATCCCTGCTCGCCGCCGAGAACCTGCACAAGGCCTACGGGCCGACGATGGCGCTGGCCGGCGCCGAGTTCTCCATCCACCCCGGCGAGGTCGTCGCGGTGATGGGCCCGTCCGGGTCCGGCAAGTCGACGCTGTTGCACTGCCTCGCCGGGATCGTGACGCCCGACTCGGGTTCGATTCTGTACGACGGCCGTGAACTCGCCACGATGAGCGACGCCCAGCGCAGTCAGCTTCGGCGCTCCGAGTTCGGGTTCGTGTTCCAGTTCGGCCAGCTCGTGCCGGAACTGACCTGCGTGGAGAACGTGGCGCTGCCGCTGCGGCTGAACGGCACCCCGCGCAAGCAGGCCGAGCGCACCGCCCTGGCGTGGATGGAACGGCTGGAGGTCGACGACCTCGGCAGGAAGCGGCCCGGCGAGGTGTCGGGCGGTCAGGGGCAGCGGGTGGCCGTGGCGCGCTCCCTCGTCACCGGCCCGCGCGTGGTGTTCGCCGACGAACCGACCGGCGCGCTGGACTCGCTCAACGGCGAGCGCGTGATGGAACTGCTCACCGAGGCCGCCCGGTCGGCCAGCACGGCCGTCGTCCTCGTCACGCACGAGGCGCGGGTGGCCGCCTACTCCGACCGCGAGATAGTCGTACGGGACGGCAGGTCGCGGGACATGGAGCGGGTCATATGAGCCTGCGTCAGTGGTCCAGGGACCTGGGCCTGGGTGTCCGGTTCGCCTTCAGCGGCGGGCGGGAGGGGTGGATCCGGGCCGTCCTGACGGCCGTGGGCGTCGGGCTCGGCGTGGCCGTCCTGCTGCTGACGACGGCGGCGCCGAACGCGCTCCAGGTACGGCACGACCGTGAACAGTCCCGACTGGACTGGCCGTTCGGGGATCCCCCGGCGAAGGGTGACGACACCCTGCTGGTCGCGCAGGCCGACACCACGTTCCGCGACAAGGACGTACGGGGCCGGATGGTGGAGCCGGAAGGGGCCCGCGCGCCGCTGCCGCCCGGCGTGAGCCGGTTCCCGGCCGAGGGCGACATGGTGGTCTCGCCCGCGCTGAAGAAGCTGCTCGCCGGGGACGGCTCGGCGCTGCTGAGGGAACGGCTGCCGTACCGCGTCGTCGGGACCATCGGGGAGAGCGGGCTGATCGGCTCCCAGGAACTCGCCTACTACTCGGGCGCCACCGGCCTGGACCCGGGCGTGGACGGCCCGGGGGCGGTGACCCGCCTGAAGGAGTTCGGGAACCCGAACCCGTCGAAGGAGGCGACCGACCCGGTGCTGCTCCTGCTGATCCTCGTGGTCATCGTGGTGCTGCTGATGCCGGTCGCCGTGTTCATCGCCGCGGCCGTGCGGTTCGGCGGCGAGCGGCGCGACCGCAGGCTCGCGGCCCTCAGGCTGATCGGCTCCGACGGACGGATGACCCGGCGCATCGCGGCGGGCGAGGCGATGGCAGGCGCTCTCCTCGGCCTGGTGCTCGGCACCGTGTTCTTCCTGGTGGGCCGCCAGGTCGCGGGTTCGGTCGAGGTGGTGGGCGTCAGTGTATGGCCCAGCTATCTCGACCCCTCCCCCGCGCTGGCCGCGCTGGTCGTCCTGGCGGTGCCGACTGCCGCCGTGCTGGTGACGCTCTTCGCGTTGCGCGGTGTGGTGATCGAACCGCTCGGCGTGGTGCGCACGGCCAGGCCCGCCCGCAGGCGGCTGTGGTGGCGGCTGCTGCTGCCCGTGGGCGGCCTCGCGATGCTCTACCCGATGATCGGGCAGGGCCGCGCCGACGGCGACTTCAACCAGTACCTGGTGACCGGCGGAGTCGTCCTGATCCTCGTCGGCGTCACCGCGTTGCTCCCGTGGCTGGTGGAGACGGTCGTCAGCCGGCTCGGCTCCGGTGGCGTGGCCTGGCAACTGGCCGTACGGCGCCTACAGTTGAGCAGCGGTACGGCGGCCCGGATGGTCAACGGAATCGCGGTGGCGGTGGCCGGGGCGATCGCGCTCCAGATGCTGTTCGCGGGCGTGGACAGCGAGTACACCAAGGCCACCGGCCAGGACGTCAGCCGGGCGCAGATGCAGGTGGGGGTACCGGACGGCGCTCCGCTCGCCCCGACCGCCCAGAAGTTCGCCGGCACCAAGGCCGTCCGCAAGGTCACCGCCCTGTGGGAGGGCTACCTCGGCAACGGCTCCTGGAAGACCGCGGACGGCCCGGACCTGCTCAGCGAGCTGGCCGTGGGCGACTGCTCCGCCCTGCGCGAGCTGGCCGAGCTGCCCAGCTGCAAGGACGGCGACACGTTCGTCCTCGAGGGCGGCGAGAACCCCTCCGACGGTCCCAAGCTGAACACGGCCGGCAACAAGCTGTACTTCGAGCAGTCCTCCGAGGATGCCAGTGCGGAAGCCGTCTGGACCGTCCCCGCGGGCGTGAAGAAGGCGCGGCCCGTGAAGGGACTGACCGACTGGGAACGCGGCGGCTTCCTGATGACGCCGAGCGTGCTGCCGGAGGCGGCCGAGAAGCGGGTCAGCGGTCAGGTCTACCTGTCGATCGACGAGTCCGTGCCCGACGCCTACGAGTACGCCCGCAACACGGCGTACCGGGTGGACCCGCTGTCCCAGCCGATGAACTGGTCGTCCACCCGGCAGGACACGAAGTACACGTCCATCCGCACCGGGCTGCTGGTCGGTGCGGCCGCCGTGCTGGCGCTGATCGGGGCGAGCCTGCTGGTCTCCCAGCTGGAGCAGTTGCGCGAGCGCCGCAAGCTGCTGTCGTCCCTGGTCGCCTTCGGCACCCGGCGCCGCACGCTCGGGATGTCGGTGCTGTGGCAGACGGCGATCCCGATCGCGCTGGGGCTGCTGCTGGCCTCGGCGGTGGGGATCACGCTGGGCGCGGTGCTGCTGCGGATGACGGACACACCGGTGGGCGTGGACTGGGCGAGCGTGCTGGCGATGACCGGCTTCGGCGCGGCGGTCGTCGCGGCGGTGACGCTGCTGAGTCTGCCGCCGCTGCTCAGACTGCTCCGGCCGGACGGCCTGCGCACCGAGTGACGGCGCGCTGAGCCCGGCCACGGGCCCACGGTCCCTCCCCGCTCGGGGAGGGACCGTCGCGCCTTCACAGCTGGTACTCCCGCACCACCCTTCGGACCTGCGCGAACAGCATGCCGACGTTGACGGACTTGCGGCAGACGACCACCGCGACGACGTCCTGCTGCTCGGTCATCCTCACGAACAGGTGAGTGAGGTTCTCACTGTTGACGAGGATCTCCTGGAAGAAGTGGTTGTCGCTCTGGCTCCCGCGCCGTTCCTTGAAGACGTCCTCGATCATCACGACCGTACGGCCCTGGAACAGGTCGAGCGTCGCGCCCGCCAGCAGATCCAGGACCTCGGGCGGATGGTTGTCGACGGTCTCGTAGGAGAGCAGCATGCCGGTGGACATGTCGACGACGCCGGAGGCGACGCAGTCCGGGGCATCCGTACGCAGTGACTTGACCAGGCCCATCACCTGATCGGAGAAACCGGGGGTCATACGCTTCGTCGCCATCCCTTCAGACTCCTTCGGCGGTCTTCACGGTCGTCTCGACCCAGCCGGTACTGCCGGCGCCCGCCG
This Streptomyces sp. NBC_00377 DNA region includes the following protein-coding sequences:
- a CDS encoding transglycosylase domain-containing protein, with product MGRADDRRARQRGGRRAAPRGRPTETESAPTRTAPPRPETSRSESVAPAETAPATGGRAAARRGAKKGGKNTKGKAGKKDKSFIRRLFTWKKILGTFLGVVVVVIGAFVWLYVSTPIPKGNPDAALQSNVYKYGDGAILARDGEVNRENVDLAKIPKAVQHTFVAAENKTFYNDAGVDLKGTARGVLNTLMGKGAQGGSTITQQYVKNYYLTQEQTVTRKLKELVISLKLDREESKDYILAGYINTSYYGRGAYGIQAAAQAYYRVDADKLSVEQGAYLAALLQAPSQYDWAVASDTGKRLVKARWNYVLDNMVEQDWLDKTKRQGMTFREPLEPKAAPGKEGQIGYLVDAANAELARQLVATKVADDYEAAAALVSKGGWNIELNIDKKKQKALETAVKEQLTSKLDKKKRPVDGDVQAGAVSVNPKTGAVEAMYGGTSYTDHYLNNATRTDYQPASTFKPVILAAAFDEDAKTQDGDPITANTIYDGTSKRPVVGSDIGFAPENEDDQDYGDVTVQTALNKSINSVFAQMGVDVGMPEVLKVAANLGMDTKDLKAVPAQTLGTMGASPLQMAGVYATLDNHGKQVTPALIKSAENSAHPSFKHTDPIGEQVIDREAADSVTSVLTGVVDDGTAKKSVRDNPLRKGQKVAGKTGTSDNNKSAWFTGYTPDLVTSVGLFGESAKAPHPQVPLTGATNGLTSDAGRVNGGGFPAQIWATYTFGVSTKVTKFDLETDQGAAVQTASPSPSSSPSASSSPSSSPSTSSSPSSSPSTSSSPSSSPKPSSSPSSSPKPSSSPSATPTGGTSTGTEDPGNPIFGQ
- a CDS encoding SPFH domain-containing protein, with translation MSAPDPSATAEAAAEAAVDTIDAPDMPAPRVQEFPAHSVAGGLALLLGLAGLLAGAGMIAAATAVTATGLKAALITLGILVALAAFLAMCGLNTVSPGEARVVQLFGRYRGTIREDGLRWVNPFTSREKISTRVRNHETAVLKVNDAYGNPIELAAVVVWNVQDTAQASFEVDDFLEFVATQTEAAVRHIAIEYPYDSHDEDGLSLRGNAEEITEKLAIELHARVEAAGVRIIESRFTHLAYAPEIASAMLQRQQAGAVVAARREIVDGAVGMVEAALQRIAEQGIVELDEERKAAMVSNLMVVLCGDRAPQPVLNTGTLYQ
- a CDS encoding PadR family transcriptional regulator; this translates as MSIGHTLLGLLESGPRHGYDLKRAFDEKFGHDRPLHYGQVYSTMSRLLKNGLVEVDGIEAGGGPERKRYAITDAGITDVVQWLATPEKPEPYLQSTLYTKVVLALLTHRDAADILDTQRAEHLRSMRILTDRKRSGDFADQLICDHALFHLEADLRWLELAAARLDKLKAAVIA
- a CDS encoding ABC transporter ATP-binding protein, whose amino-acid sequence is MALAGAEFSIHPGEVVAVMGPSGSGKSTLLHCLAGIVTPDSGSILYDGRELATMSDAQRSQLRRSEFGFVFQFGQLVPELTCVENVALPLRLNGTPRKQAERTALAWMERLEVDDLGRKRPGEVSGGQGQRVAVARSLVTGPRVVFADEPTGALDSLNGERVMELLTEAARSASTAVVLVTHEARVAAYSDREIVVRDGRSRDMERVI
- a CDS encoding ABC transporter permease; the encoded protein is MSLRQWSRDLGLGVRFAFSGGREGWIRAVLTAVGVGLGVAVLLLTTAAPNALQVRHDREQSRLDWPFGDPPAKGDDTLLVAQADTTFRDKDVRGRMVEPEGARAPLPPGVSRFPAEGDMVVSPALKKLLAGDGSALLRERLPYRVVGTIGESGLIGSQELAYYSGATGLDPGVDGPGAVTRLKEFGNPNPSKEATDPVLLLLILVVIVVLLMPVAVFIAAAVRFGGERRDRRLAALRLIGSDGRMTRRIAAGEAMAGALLGLVLGTVFFLVGRQVAGSVEVVGVSVWPSYLDPSPALAALVVLAVPTAAVLVTLFALRGVVIEPLGVVRTARPARRRLWWRLLLPVGGLAMLYPMIGQGRADGDFNQYLVTGGVVLILVGVTALLPWLVETVVSRLGSGGVAWQLAVRRLQLSSGTAARMVNGIAVAVAGAIALQMLFAGVDSEYTKATGQDVSRAQMQVGVPDGAPLAPTAQKFAGTKAVRKVTALWEGYLGNGSWKTADGPDLLSELAVGDCSALRELAELPSCKDGDTFVLEGGENPSDGPKLNTAGNKLYFEQSSEDASAEAVWTVPAGVKKARPVKGLTDWERGGFLMTPSVLPEAAEKRVSGQVYLSIDESVPDAYEYARNTAYRVDPLSQPMNWSSTRQDTKYTSIRTGLLVGAAAVLALIGASLLVSQLEQLRERRKLLSSLVAFGTRRRTLGMSVLWQTAIPIALGLLLASAVGITLGAVLLRMTDTPVGVDWASVLAMTGFGAAVVAAVTLLSLPPLLRLLRPDGLRTE